AACGTGTACTTTGTATTCAACACCTGTAGAATCGAAATAACCAGCCACTCGGTCAATGTCATCTACTGAGCCAAACATGGTGGTTGAAAGGTTCATCACTACAATAAAGTAGTTAATTCCGCAATCACGGGCTTGCTCAATTTTGGTTTCAAGATCAGTCTGAACAATAGATCGATCATTATCGTCCACATCCAAAATAATAGAACGGAGACCTAGAATATTTGCACCTTTAGGCATTGAATAGTGACTGTCCTGAGAATAAACCAAGGCAATTTCGTCTATTTTTGCTCCGAACTTTTTCATAAAATAATTTCGGTAAACCCACATGGCTTGAATGTTGGCCTCTGTACCTCCGGGAGCTACATAACCGTCTGCACCATTTGCATCTCCTTTAAAAATCTGTTCGGCGCAAAGCTTTATTAATTCCTTTTCTATTTGTTGAGTGCCCGAAAAGATATCCAACACTGACTCTTCGCTTAAAGTGTGACAGCCAATATGATTGGGATTATTGATCATAATCGACATAAACGGCGCGTCTTTAAGAAACGGAGCATCCGGATAAAACTGTTCGCTATCAAGGAAAGTTCCCGGCACGCCTAGAATAGGCTGGTTACGATAATTTGCATTTTTATTTAAAGCATCAAATACAACTTCCTTAATCTCGATATGACTTAATTTTTTCCAATACATAATCTTCAATCTTAAGAGGCGAAGCTATCAGAACTTTAAATACATAAAAATGATAAATATCATATAATCAGTCTATTTTCAAAAAATAGACAACCATATTATAAGCCTCTTTATGTTATGTGCCGTTTTAGCCAAATTTATTGGAGAAAAACTAGTATCTCCTAAATCGTATTCAACAACGAAACTGATTGCCTTATATAGCCAACCTAAAGGAAATGAATTAAGAAATAACCTACTCTTCAATAAGTTTTACTATGAAGATGGAAAACAAAAACCAATAAAATTCACAGAAAAAGGTTATCAATTGACCATTGAAAAATTAAAAGAAAGTTCAATTGCTTTAATAGTTTATAAGCAAACAAAACAAGTTGTAGTAGCAAAGGTCGAAAGAGATGAAATACGTGGCATTCCTCCTGTGCCACCACCATTACAAACATTAAAAAAGGTAAACTTCAATTATGGAGTTTACCTTTTTATATGGTGAGATCAATCTATCTTTAATCTCTAAAAAACATTTTTCTTTGACCTAATTTAAAAGTCTTTATTTCTGCACTGAAGCTTGACTTTTCCTGCGTTTAAATTTCTCCAGGCGTTCTTCGCAAGCTGTAAGAGAAACATCCGCACTCGGCTTAGCTTTCAGCATCGCGATTACCTTCTGTTCTACTTCAATACCTTTATCAAAATTTCCTGTTTCTACAAGGAGTCTTGCGTAAACATCCATAAATTCCGGGTCTTGGACTTGCATAGACATTTCTGCCAATTTGGTTGCCTTTTGCAAAACGTAAGGATCAGAAGCCTGATTGAGCATTTTCCAGCAAAAAGAACCCACTGCTACAATTCGATCATCGATTTTCTTTTCCGGGTATTTTGTAAAAATAACTTCCATTACATCAGCATAGGCTTTCATGTCTTTGCTTATACTTGCCGCAGCGGCATCACACTGCAATGCCAGCTTACCCGCTCCTGCAAAATTCATCTTACCAAAACCGTCTTTCAGATCTTTCAGATCTTCCGCCGGAAAAGCGCCGTTGGCCGCCTTCTGAATAGAATTGCCATATATCATTACAAAATAATCCGACACAGCCTCAGCAGTAAATTTCTTTTCGTAGGCCTTTTGATTTTGAAGCACATACTTGAAAACCAAAGACTGTTCACTCCTTACATAACGATTAATAAAGTACCAGTTTTCAGCTGTTTGCCACTGGATTTGAGGAATGCGGCTAAAATACTCTTCAATTATTGCGCTAGTATTTCCCTTAATGCCTTCCATTCTGGTCATGTATTTCTTCATGAACTCAGGAGATCTGTTGCCTTTTTTGTATTCGGCCATCAAGGATTCCAGAGACTCTCCCGACACAGCCTTCTTACCATAATCAATAAACGCTCTGAAATCGGGAGCTCCTTCATTTTTACTAATGAGTTTTCCTTCAGGAGTAACAAACAGCAATGAAGGGTAGGCTCTAATGCCATATTGCTTTGCTAACTCTGGTCCCTCGCCTTTTTCCATATCCATTTTGGCATTGACAAAATTAGCATTGTAGTAATCAGCCACTTCATTGAGTGTGAATACTTCCTTTGCCAATTTTTTACAAGGCCCGCACCAGCTGGTATAGCAATCCATGAAGATTACCTTTTTTTCCTTCGCCGCCTTCGCTTTGATCTCGGCCCATGTACCGTGCTCAAAGTTAATCGCCCTATCCTGTGCATTCACAGCGACGCTTGCAAACACGCAGCATACGCTAAATAGAAAGCCTTTCATTTAATATTTTTTTTAGTTTATACTTAATGCAATTCCCGAATTACTTTTTTGCAGGTTTCTTCGTTGCTACAGGTTTCTTCATTAATAACCCTTCAATGGTTTTATCCATTTCCGGTAATCTGAAAGGATTATAAGCCACTGCAAATCTGACGATACCCGACTGATCAATTACATAAGAAGTAGGATATGCTTTGATCTGATATTTACTAGCTACATCCCCTTCCTTTCTGGTACTAGGAATCATCGTGTATTTGAAAAACTTTTCGGTAATGGCTTTCAATTTA
Above is a window of Solitalea lacus DNA encoding:
- a CDS encoding pyridoxal-dependent decarboxylase yields the protein MYWKKLSHIEIKEVVFDALNKNANYRNQPILGVPGTFLDSEQFYPDAPFLKDAPFMSIMINNPNHIGCHTLSEESVLDIFSGTQQIEKELIKLCAEQIFKGDANGADGYVAPGGTEANIQAMWVYRNYFMKKFGAKIDEIALVYSQDSHYSMPKGANILGLRSIILDVDDNDRSIVQTDLETKIEQARDCGINYFIVVMNLSTTMFGSVDDIDRVAGYFDSTGVEYKVHVDGAYGGFIYPFTNPDSRYTFQNKYITSFTSDGHKMLQTPYGTGLFLIRKGFMEYVCTDEAQYIPGKDYTICGSRSGANAISIWMILMTHGSAGWQYKMESLCDRTSRICSKLDEMGVKYFRNPHINIITIKSGDVSKQLAEKYHLVADSYEFEAKWWKIVVMPHVKQGYIDSFLMELEAERNALVSETV
- a CDS encoding thioredoxin family protein, whose translation is MKGFLFSVCCVFASVAVNAQDRAINFEHGTWAEIKAKAAKEKKVIFMDCYTSWCGPCKKLAKEVFTLNEVADYYNANFVNAKMDMEKGEGPELAKQYGIRAYPSLLFVTPEGKLISKNEGAPDFRAFIDYGKKAVSGESLESLMAEYKKGNRSPEFMKKYMTRMEGIKGNTSAIIEEYFSRIPQIQWQTAENWYFINRYVRSEQSLVFKYVLQNQKAYEKKFTAEAVSDYFVMIYGNSIQKAANGAFPAEDLKDLKDGFGKMNFAGAGKLALQCDAAAASISKDMKAYADVMEVIFTKYPEKKIDDRIVAVGSFCWKMLNQASDPYVLQKATKLAEMSMQVQDPEFMDVYARLLVETGNFDKGIEVEQKVIAMLKAKPSADVSLTACEERLEKFKRRKSQASVQK